One segment of Bradyrhizobium sp. WD16 DNA contains the following:
- the ugpA gene encoding sn-glycerol-3-phosphate ABC transporter permease UgpA, with protein sequence MEKQSVFHSRLLPWLLLAPQLVVILVFFYWPAVQAVWQSFLLQDAFGLSTSFVALENYADLLTQDEYREAVLRTFAFSAAIAGLSLSAALLLAVMADKPLRGGAIYRTLLIWPYAVAPAVAGVLWLFMLHPSLGVLSRGLRALGIDWNPLLNGDQAVALVVLAAAWKQISYNFLFFLAGLQAIPRSVMEAAAIDGARPMRRFWTVTFPLLTPTVFFLLVVNIVYAFFDTFGVIDAMTGGGPAKATETLVYKVYLDGLLGNNLGSSAAQSVILMAIVIALTAIQFRYVERRVTY encoded by the coding sequence ATGGAGAAGCAGTCAGTCTTCCATTCGCGCCTGCTGCCCTGGCTGCTGCTGGCGCCGCAGCTCGTCGTCATCCTGGTCTTCTTCTATTGGCCGGCGGTCCAGGCGGTGTGGCAATCTTTCCTGCTGCAGGACGCCTTCGGCCTGTCGACGAGCTTCGTCGCCTTGGAGAATTACGCCGACCTTCTCACCCAGGACGAATATCGCGAAGCGGTGCTGCGAACCTTCGCCTTTTCGGCCGCGATCGCCGGTCTATCGCTGTCGGCGGCGCTGCTGCTGGCGGTGATGGCCGACAAGCCGCTGCGCGGCGGCGCCATCTATCGCACGCTGCTGATCTGGCCCTATGCGGTGGCGCCGGCGGTGGCCGGCGTGCTCTGGCTGTTCATGCTGCACCCCTCCCTCGGCGTGCTGTCCCGCGGACTGCGGGCGCTCGGCATCGATTGGAATCCGCTGCTCAACGGCGACCAGGCCGTGGCGCTGGTGGTGCTCGCCGCCGCCTGGAAGCAGATCTCCTACAATTTTCTGTTCTTCCTCGCCGGGCTGCAGGCGATCCCGAGGAGCGTGATGGAGGCGGCCGCCATCGACGGGGCGCGGCCGATGCGCCGGTTCTGGACCGTGACCTTTCCGCTCCTGACGCCAACGGTGTTCTTCCTGCTCGTCGTCAACATCGTCTACGCCTTCTTCGACACATTCGGCGTCATCGACGCCATGACCGGCGGCGGCCCGGCCAAGGCCACCGAGACGCTGGTCTACAAGGTCTATCTCGACGGGCTGCTCGGCAACAATCTCGGCTCGTCGGCGGCGCAGTCGGTGATCCTGATGGCCATCGTGATCGCGCTCACCGCGATCCAGTTCCGCTATGTCGAGCGCAGGGTGACCTACTGA